In Sciurus carolinensis chromosome 17, mSciCar1.2, whole genome shotgun sequence, one genomic interval encodes:
- the LOC124968056 gene encoding olfactory receptor 7D4-like, translating into MEVENHTVLSQFLLLGLSEDPELQPILFGLFLSMYLVTVLGNLLIILTVSSDSHLHTPMYFFLCNLSLIDICFTSTIIPKMLVNIHAHSKEISYLECLTQVYFFMIFVGMDDMLLTVMAYDRFVAICYPLKYTVIMNPRHCGHLVLMCWIIMLCFSLTHILLVKQLTFSIGTEIPHFFCEVAQLFKVASSDALIGIIVMYVSTALLVVFPVAGILYSYSQIVSTLVRMSSFLSKYKAFSTCGSHLCVVSLFYGTGLGVYLSSAVTHSPQESSIASVMYTVVAPMLNPFIYSLRNKDMKGALGRLLSRSASYS; encoded by the coding sequence ATGGAAGTGGAGAACCACACAGTTCTATCAcaattcctcctcctgggcctctcagaggacccagaactgcagcccatcctctttggactgttcctgtccatgtacctggtcacagtgcttgggaacctgctcatcatcctgacTGTCAGCTCTGACTCACACCTCCACACCcctatgtacttcttcctctgcaaTCTGTCCTTGATTGACATCTGCTTCACATCTACCAtaatcccaaagatgctggtgaacattcATGCACATAGCAAAGAGATTTCCTACTTAGAATGCCTCACTCAAgtatatttcttcatgatttttgtTGGAATGGATGATATGCTACTGACCGTCATGGCATATGACCGGTTTGTGGCCATCTGCTATCCCCTAAaatacacagtcatcatgaatcCCCGGCACTGTGGCCACCTGGTTTTGATGTGTTGGATCATCATGTTATGTTTCTCCCTGACTCATATTCTACTGGTGAAGCAACTGACCTTCTCCATTGGCACTGAAAttcctcatttcttctgtgaggtggcTCAGCTTTTCAAGGTGGCCAGCTCTGATGCCCTCATCGGCATCATTGTTATGTATGTTTCAACTGCCCTGCTGGTGGTATTTCCTGTTGCTGGGATCCTCTACTCCTATTCTCAGATTGTCTCCACCTTAGTGAGGATGTCCTCCTTTCTGAGCAAGTATAAAgcattttccacctgtgggtcccacctctgtgtggtctccttgttctatggaacAGGCCTTGGGGTTTACCTCAGCTCTGCTGTGACCCATTCTCCACAGGAAAGTTCAAtcgcctcagtgatgtacactgttgTTGCCCCCATGCTAaatcccttcatctacagcctgaggaacaaggatatGAAGGGGGCCCTGGGGAGACTCCTCAGCAGATCAGCCTCTTATTCTTGA